The Polyangium mundeleinium genome contains the following window.
ATGCGCCGCGGGATCCTGGGGCGGTGCCGCTCTTGCTCGGGCTCGATGGACGCCGGTACCTGTCCTTCCGCGCGACCGTGCGCACGGCGCGCGGGGGCGGAAAGATGACCGCGCGCGACGCGCTCGCGGCCTACGCGTTCGCGGTCGACGCGCGGCTCGCGCGAAGCTCGATTCGCTGAAGGAACCGCCTAGAGGCGGTCCGGAGCGGGGACGACCGAGTAGCGGCGCATGGACACGTTCATGAGCAGCGCGACGCACATGAGCATCGTGGTCACGCTGGAGCCGCCGTAGGAAAAGAGCGGCAAGGTCACGCCGACGACGGGGAGGATGCCGCAGACCATCCCTGCGTTGATGAACGCATGCCAGAAGAGGATCGCGCCGCAACCGACGCCGAGCACGGCGCCGAAGCGATCCTTGGCGAGCGAGGCGATGCGGATCGACCACAAGCAGAGGAACCCGTAGAGCAAGACGAGCAGCACGCTGCCGGCGAAGCCCCACTCCTCCGCGAACACTGGGAACGGGAAGTCCGAGAACTGGTCGGGCAGGAAGTTGAACTGGTTCTGCGTGCCCTTCATGTACCCGTTGCCGAAGAGCCCGCCGTTGCCGATGGCCACGCGGGAGTGATGCGCGTGCCAGCCGGTCTTGAGGATGTCGTCCTCGGGCCGCAAAAAGACGGTCACGCGCGCCTTCTGGTAGTCGAGCAGGACGTAGTACCAAACGATGGGCGCCGCGGCTGCGACCGTCACGATGAAGGTGAGCACGCTCTTCCACCGGACCCGCGTGAGCGCGGCGATCATGAGGAAGACGAGGACGTGGATCGACGCGGTGCCGAGATCGGGCTGCTTCAGGATGAGCAGCGCGGGCACGCCCGTGAGCAGCGCGGGGACGAGCAGGTCCTTCAACGTGCGCCCTTCGCTGCGTGGATCGTCGTGAAGGAACTTCGCCAGCGCGATGACGAGGAAGACCTTCATGAACTCGCTCGGCTGGAAGCGGAAGGACCCGAACTCGATCCAGCGCTTGGAGCCGCGCAAGTCCTTCGCGAAGACGAAGACCAGGATGAGCGAGAAGACGCCGAAGGTGTAGATGGCGTAGCCGAGACGCTCGAGGTGGCGATAGTCGATGGCGACGAGGATCCCGCCGAGGATGCCGCCGAGCACGAGCCAGTAGATCTGGCTGATGTAGAGCTCGGCGCGCACACCCTGGTAGACGCTCGTCGCGCTGTAGAGGTTGACCACGCCGAGCACGGCGATGAGCGCCGCAGCGATGAAGAGTGGCCAGTCGAAGTGATCCCTCGCCCGGGGCGAGACGTCGCCGCGAATCAAGGCGTACCTCCACGATCGGGCTTCGGTTGCGTGCGTGCGCTACCGCCGTTGTTCCCACCGGCGCGCGTAACACGCTCGCGCGAGAGCTCGTTGTAGGCGCGGACGACCTCGAAGGCGACGGGGGCCGCGTGCTTACCACCGGCGCCGCCGTGCTCGACCAGGACCACGACCGCGACCTCGGGCGCGCGGGATGGCGAGTAGCCCGCGAACCACGCGTGCTCGCGGTTGAAGTACCACACGCGCTCGGCCTCGGCGCCGCGCGCGAGCTTGTGCGAGACCTGCGCGGTGCCCGTCTTGCCCGCCATGTCGACGCCGAGCACGCGTGCCTTGAAGGCGGTGCCCGCCTCGGAGTTCACGCCCGCGTAGAGCGCCTTCTGCACGAGCGAGAGGTTCTCGGGGCTCACGTCGATCTGCCGCCGCACGCGCGGCGCGAACTCCTGCACCACCGTGCCCGCGCTCGTCTCGACCGCGCGCACGATCTGCGGCTGGTAGAGCGTGCCGCCGTTGGCGAGCGCCGCGTACGCGAGCGCGAGCTGGAGGACGGTCACCGTCGTCGCGCCCTGCCCAATCGCCGCGTTGAGGCCAAAGCCGAGCCGGAACTGGCCCTTGTTGCGCAGGGTCATCCAGGCGCGCGTCGGCATGCGCCCCGCCGCCTCCGCGTTCACGCCGAGACCCGTCCTCGCGCCGAGGCCGAAGCGCTGCCCCATCTCGGCGATGACGTCCATGCCCACGCCGAGCTCGGCCGCGAGGCGGTAGAAGTAGACGTTGCACGACTCCGCGATCGCCTTGTGCAGATCCACCGGTCCGTGGACGTGCGTGCACCGGAACGGGCGCTTGCCGAAGGTGAGCCCGCCGCGGCAGTTCGTCGCCGCGCGAGGATCGATGAGCCCCTTCTCCAGCGCGGCGAGCGCCGTGAAGGGCTTGAACGTCGAGCCCGGCGGGTACGCGCCAGAGATCGTCTTGTCCAGCGCGGGCTTGAGCGGGTCCGAGTAGAGCCTGCGGAACGCGTCGCGGATGACCTGCTTGCCCGATCCGCCCGAGAGCGCGTTCGGGTCGTAGCTCGGCTTCGAGTAGAGGCCGATGATGCGACCCGTGCGCACGTCGATGAGCGCGACGCCGCCCGCGAGCTCAGGGCGCATCGCCTTCTCGATCGCGCGCTGGATGTCGGCGTCGAGCGTGAGCCGCAGATCGCGACCCGGGATCGGATCGACGCGCCGCGGATCCTCGATGATCCCCTCACCGCCCGGCCTTCGCCGTCCCCTCGCGTCGACGAGCACCTTCTCCCAGCCGCGCGTGCCGCGCAGGTAGCTCTCCCACGCGCGCTCGATGCCCGTCGCGCCGACACGATCGCCCTCGACGTAGCCCGCGCTGCGGAGCTGGTTCAGCTTCTCCGCGTCGACCTCGACCATGTAGCCGAGCGCGTGCGCGCCGACCTCTTCGTACGGGTAATAGCGGACCGGCACGGGCACGACGTCGACCGCGGGAAGCTCCGCGTCATGTGTGCGCAGCGTGGCCACGGCGTCGCGCGAGATGTCTTCCTTCAGCAGGATCTGCTGGCTCTTCCGGGGCCCATCGCTCGCGCGAAGCGTGGTGAGCAGCGCTTCGAGCCGCGCGCGCTCGTCCACGCCGACCCCGAGGTACTCGACGAGCTTCGGCCAGACGACCTGCATGTCGATCCTCTCGGGGACGACGTAGAGGTTGTACGAGGGCCGGCTCGCCGCGAGGATCTTGCCGCTCCGATCGCGGATGAGGCCACGCGTCGTCGCGAGCGTGACGCGACGGACGATGTTCTCGCGGGCGATCGCTTTGTTGTCGTCGCCCTCGATGATCTGGAGCAGGAACAGGCGCCCGATGAGGATGAGCTGGAGCACCACCATCGCGAGCGCGATCCAGCGGAAGCGGCGCCTGAACTCGCTGACGTCGGAGCGCTGAACGACGAGGCTCATCGCTGACCTCCTTCCCCGGGTCTCGGCACGTTGATGGTCGCTTGATGCACGCGCTCGGCGAGGCTGAAGACGAGTGGCGCGAAGATCGCTGTGCCGATCGCGTGCGGCGCGACGAGCGTCGCCAGCGCGCGCGGCCTCGCCGTGTCGGTCCCGAAGATCGCCGTCAGCACGATGATGAGCACGCCTTCGAGCAGCGCGAAGGCGAAGGCGAGCGCGACCTTGGTGAGGAGCGTCTGCGCGGCGAGGCGCACGCCCGCGGCGCGCGCGACGACGAACGTGGCGACCGTGATGAAGGTGAACAGACCGATGGGCGCGGCCGAAAACAGATCGAGCAGGTAGCCGAGCAAGAACGCGAGCGCCGCGCCGCGGGCGATCGAGTACTCGTGCACGCCCATGAACACCACGAGCGGCAGGAGCAGGCTCGGCGTGATCCCCGCGATCTGCAGCCGCCCGATCAGCCGGTAGAGGTTCGACTGGATGACGAGAAGGGCGATGCCGACAGCGAGAAATGCGGTGTTTCGCATCGTCCTCTCTCCTCCCCTCCGACCTTACCGCCGCGGCGTGGAAGAGCCAGCCGCGCCTGGCGTGGGCGCCTGGGGCTGGGCCTCCTCCGGAGGCGCGGAGGTGACGATGAGCACCTCTTCGAGCCGCGAGAAATCCACGGCAGGCGTCGCGTAGACCTGCTGGTAGATGCCGAAGTCCCGCTTCACGACCTGCGTCACCTTGCCGACGGGAATGCCCTTCGGATACCGCTTCCCGACGCCGCTCGTGACGAGCAGATCGCCGACCTCCACCTCGTCGGTGCGCTGCACGTACTCCACGCTGCAGAGGTACTTCGCCTCGTCGCCCGTCCCGCGGACGAACCCACGCGCGCCCGTCCGCTGCACGACGACGTCGACGCCGCTGCCCGCGTCGACGATGAGCCGCACGTCGATCGTGTCGCCCGAGACCTTGAGCGTCGTGCCCACGACGCCGTCGGGCGAGATCACGGGCTGGCTCGGCCTGACGTCGTTCGATTCGCTGTCGAGGGTGACGCGCGCGACGCGGAAGAACTCGTTCGTGTTCTTGCCCGTGACCACCGCGCTCACGACGTCGGTGCGGACGCTCGTGCGCAGATCGAGCAGGCGCCGGAGCCTCCGGTTCTCCTCTTCGAGCGACTCGAGCTTGCGCACACGCTCGCGGAGGCGCGCGTTCTGTGAGGCGATGCGCGCGTTGTCCTCCTTGACGTCGACCAGGTAGATGTAGTCGCCCCAGATGTTCGAGAGCCCGCGCGCGAGCGTCGCCGCGGCGTACTGGAGGGGCGTGGCGATCCGGACGATCACCTTGTCGGCGCCCGTGACCTTCCCGGGATCACGCATGCTGGCCCGGAGGAACCAGAACGGCACCGCCAGGGCGAGCAGGACGATGGCCAGGTCGCGGTATCGCTTGAAGTTCATGCGTCGAGCGGCGAGGCCGCCGGGAAAGCGGCTCGGATCACGCGGGAGAGGTCCCCGCTCTTCCCTCGATGCCACGAGAGACGCGCGGACGCTACCTGCACACGCGCTCCGGTCAACAGGCTGTCAGCTGATCGTGACTTCCTTCAGCAGCTCGAGGTGATCGAGCGCTTTTCCGCTACCCAGCACGACGGCGCTGATCGGATCGTCACAAACCATCACCGGCAGGCCCGTCTCTTCGCGGAGCAGCACGTCGAGATTTTTCAGGAGGGAACCGCCGCCGGTGAGGACGATCCCCTTGTCCACGATGTCCGCCGCGAGCTCAGGGGGCGTGCGCTCCAGCGCGACGAGCACGGCGTCGACGATCGCGTTCGTTGGTTCTGCAAGTGATTCGCGGATCTCGTCGGAGTTCACGACCACGGTCTTCGGGATGCCCGCGACCATGTCGCGCCCCTTGACCTCCATCGTGAGCTGCTGCTCGAGCGGGTACGCGTTGCCGATCGTGATCTTGATCCGCTCGGCCGTCTGCTCGCCGATGGCCATGTTGTACTTGCG
Protein-coding sequences here:
- the mrdA gene encoding penicillin-binding protein 2; translated protein: MSLVVQRSDVSEFRRRFRWIALAMVVLQLILIGRLFLLQIIEGDDNKAIARENIVRRVTLATTRGLIRDRSGKILAASRPSYNLYVVPERIDMQVVWPKLVEYLGVGVDERARLEALLTTLRASDGPRKSQQILLKEDISRDAVATLRTHDAELPAVDVVPVPVRYYPYEEVGAHALGYMVEVDAEKLNQLRSAGYVEGDRVGATGIERAWESYLRGTRGWEKVLVDARGRRRPGGEGIIEDPRRVDPIPGRDLRLTLDADIQRAIEKAMRPELAGGVALIDVRTGRIIGLYSKPSYDPNALSGGSGKQVIRDAFRRLYSDPLKPALDKTISGAYPPGSTFKPFTALAALEKGLIDPRAATNCRGGLTFGKRPFRCTHVHGPVDLHKAIAESCNVYFYRLAAELGVGMDVIAEMGQRFGLGARTGLGVNAEAAGRMPTRAWMTLRNKGQFRLGFGLNAAIGQGATTVTVLQLALAYAALANGGTLYQPQIVRAVETSAGTVVQEFAPRVRRQIDVSPENLSLVQKALYAGVNSEAGTAFKARVLGVDMAGKTGTAQVSHKLARGAEAERVWYFNREHAWFAGYSPSRAPEVAVVVLVEHGGAGGKHAAPVAFEVVRAYNELSRERVTRAGGNNGGSARTQPKPDRGGTP
- the rodA gene encoding rod shape-determining protein RodA, whose translation is MIRGDVSPRARDHFDWPLFIAAALIAVLGVVNLYSATSVYQGVRAELYISQIYWLVLGGILGGILVAIDYRHLERLGYAIYTFGVFSLILVFVFAKDLRGSKRWIEFGSFRFQPSEFMKVFLVIALAKFLHDDPRSEGRTLKDLLVPALLTGVPALLILKQPDLGTASIHVLVFLMIAALTRVRWKSVLTFIVTVAAAAPIVWYYVLLDYQKARVTVFLRPEDDILKTGWHAHHSRVAIGNGGLFGNGYMKGTQNQFNFLPDQFSDFPFPVFAEEWGFAGSVLLVLLYGFLCLWSIRIASLAKDRFGAVLGVGCGAILFWHAFINAGMVCGILPVVGVTLPLFSYGGSSVTTMLMCVALLMNVSMRRYSVVPAPDRL
- the mreC gene encoding rod shape-determining protein MreC, which translates into the protein MNFKRYRDLAIVLLALAVPFWFLRASMRDPGKVTGADKVIVRIATPLQYAAATLARGLSNIWGDYIYLVDVKEDNARIASQNARLRERVRKLESLEEENRRLRRLLDLRTSVRTDVVSAVVTGKNTNEFFRVARVTLDSESNDVRPSQPVISPDGVVGTTLKVSGDTIDVRLIVDAGSGVDVVVQRTGARGFVRGTGDEAKYLCSVEYVQRTDEVEVGDLLVTSGVGKRYPKGIPVGKVTQVVKRDFGIYQQVYATPAVDFSRLEEVLIVTSAPPEEAQPQAPTPGAAGSSTPRR